The following are encoded in a window of Labrus bergylta chromosome 16, fLabBer1.1, whole genome shotgun sequence genomic DNA:
- the raver1 gene encoding ribonucleoprotein PTB-binding 1 isoform X2: MAAVVSVSTAASDENTDTGFSFDTRPLHDNYDPVEDNENWMTGGHRHSELEAGEEDSTPERECQRRVDEDLTSVSPEEIQSRLERTRREFYNRRKIIIKNLPSDVSNQEVHELLGNYDLKYCFVDKYKGTAFVTLLNGEQAQCAIKEFHQHMLRDREISVQLQPTDALLCIANLPCAFTQQQFEELVRPFGNLERCFLVYSASTGHSKGYGFVEYMKKDSAARAKSELLGKQLGSRMLYVHWTEVGSLTYPLLHSKCLCVDRLPPSLLTAMDLRNALADTHAPVFCQLAQGQDGSFRRFAVLEFATAEMAEEAQRPTDGRLLGGTHIRVSFCAPGPPGRSMLAALIAAQTMAVNRGKGLLPDPTAMQILTGLNNPATLKMLLNPLSQGHKQGLLGAAPTMPLLANPALSAALLQLLLQNQAKAQQQAFLGNHLLWAQVGLIGENPLAALPVQQGVHLLGDLPQGLGLQTDPLNPLKPMTLGRALTREQESPTAACTFPQTSSPTLQGISMPLMGGMMGADGLTAQGVSILGDPPKDGNHPQSAFLSVNNGFPSGGSCRPHPYRKRPTLSNVSNQHTHQSIQPNYNLRYQDSYSPEYPPLHQDPLAHLYEQQENIDTGALTGFGHQLSRHHEFSEQFSHCSYPPSPPMSYFSSGTEACSSSSLPATQLNRAVGMPPVSHADHYPPGLGNAGKTPIGSQKRVFSRLIPSPEPSPEGSYVGQHSQGLGGHYADSYLKRKRIF, encoded by the exons ATGGCGGCCGTCGTGTCTGTTAGCACCGCTGCCAGCGATGAAAACACAGATACAGGGTTCAGTTTCGACACTCGTCCACTTCACGATAATTACGACCCCGTTGAGGACAACGAAAACTGGATGACCGGAGGCCACCGGCATTCCGAACTCGAGGCCGGCGAAGAGGACTCAACTCCTGAACGCGAGTGTCAGCGTCGGGTCGACGAGGACTTGACATCAGTGAGCCCCGAAGAAATACAGAGCCGCTTAGAGAGAACTCGCCGGGAGTTTTACAACCGTAGaaaaattataattaaaaatCTTCCATCCGACGTTAGTAATCAG GAGGTTCATGAACTGCTCGGCAACTATGACTTGAAGTACTGCTTTGTTGACAAATACAAGGGAACAG CGTTTGTCACACTGCTCAATGGGGAACAGGCACAGTGTGCAATCAAAGAGTTCCACCAGCATATGCTACGAGACAGGGAGATCTCTGTGCAGCTGCAGCCAACAGACGCTCTGCTGTGCATTGCCAACTTGCCCTGTGCGTTCACGCAGCAGCAGTTCGAGGAGTTGGTGCGACCCTTTGGTAACCTGGAGCGATGCTTTCTGGTTTATAGCGCCTCCACAGGCCACTCCAAAGGCTATGGCTTTGTGGAGTACATGAAGAAGGACTCTGCAGCCAGGGCCAAGTCTGAGCTTTTAGGAAAGCAGCTGGGCTCCCGCATGCTGTATGTTCACTGGACCGAGGTGGGCTCCCTCACTTACCCACTGCTGCACTCTAAATGCCTGTGTGTGGACCGCTTGCCCCCAAGCCTGCTGACAGCCATGGACCTCCGCAACGCCCTAGCTGACACCCATGCACCAGTCTTCTGCCAG TTGGCACAGGGACAAGATGGAAGTTTTCGGCGGTTTGCCGTGTTGGAGTTCGCTACAGCTGAAATGGCCGAGGAGGCACAGCGACCAACCGATGGCAGGCTGCTGGGCGGGACGCATATCAGGGTGTCCTTCTGTGCCCCTGGCCCTCCTGGAAGGAGCATGTTGGCTGCTCTGATTGCTGCTCAAACCATG GCTGTGAATAGGGGTAAAGGTCTCCTCCCTGACCCCACAGCCATGCAGATACTTACAGGCCTCAATAACCCAGCCACTCTTAAGATGCTGCTCAACCCACTCTCACAGGGACACAAACAAG GCCTGCTCGGTGCTGCCCCTACGATGCCCCTGCTGGCCAACCCCGCCCTCTCTGCTGCGCTGCTCCAGCTGCTCCTTCAGAACCAGGCCAAGGCCCAGCAG CAAGCCTTTCTGGGAAACCATCTTCTGTGGGCTCAG GTAGGACTCATTGGGGAGAATCCTCTGGCGGCTCTGCCTGTCCAGCAGGGAGTCCATCTGCTCGGAGACCTTCCCCAAG GTCTTGGGCTTCAGACGGATCCTCTGAACCCTCTAAAGCCGATGACACTTGGCAGAGCCCTGACAAGGGAGCAGGAGTCCCCAACAGCAGCTTGCACCTTCCCACAGACTTCCTCTCCCACCCTGCAGGGCATCTCCATGCCTTTGATGGGTGGCATGATGGGGGCAGATGGCCTCACAGCACAGGGG GTATCCATTCTTGGAGATCCTCCCAAAGATGGGAACCATCCTCAGAGTGCCTTTTTAAGTGTCAACAATGGTTTTCCGTCag GAGGAAGCTGCAGACCTCACCCCTATAGAAAGAGGCCAACTCTTAGTAATGTGTCTAACCAGCACACACACCAGAGCATCCAGCCAAATTACAACCTGCGCTACCAGGACTCCTACAGCCCAGAATATCCTCCCCTCCACCAG GATCCACTGGCCCACTTGTATGAACAGCAGGAGAACATCGACACTGGAGCCCTGACAGGGTTTGGCCACCAG CTTTCTCGTCACCATGAATTCAGTGAGCAGTTTTCCCACTGCAGTTACCCTCCCAGCCCGCCCATGTCTTACTTCAGCTCAGGGACTGAGGCCTGTAGCAGCAGTAGCCTTCCTGCCACCCAGCTTAACAGG gCTGTTGGAATGCCTCCTGTAAGCCACGCTGACCACTACCCCCCAGGTCTTGGTAATGCTGGGAAG ACTCCCATTGGAAGCCAGAAGCGCGTGTTCTCCCGACTGATTCCATCTCCAGAGCCGAGTCCAGAGGGCAGCTATGTGGGCCAGCACTCCCAGGGCCTTGGTGGCCACTATGCAGACTCCTACCTGAAGCGAAAGCGTATATTCTGA
- the raver1 gene encoding ribonucleoprotein PTB-binding 1 isoform X1, whose translation MAAVVSVSTAASDENTDTGFSFDTRPLHDNYDPVEDNENWMTGGHRHSELEAGEEDSTPERECQRRVDEDLTSVSPEEIQSRLERTRREFYNRRKIIIKNLPSDVSNQEVHELLGNYDLKYCFVDKYKGTAFVTLLNGEQAQCAIKEFHQHMLRDREISVQLQPTDALLCIANLPCAFTQQQFEELVRPFGNLERCFLVYSASTGHSKGYGFVEYMKKDSAARAKSELLGKQLGSRMLYVHWTEVGSLTYPLLHSKCLCVDRLPPSLLTAMDLRNALADTHAPVFCQLAQGQDGSFRRFAVLEFATAEMAEEAQRPTDGRLLGGTHIRVSFCAPGPPGRSMLAALIAAQTMAVNRGKGLLPDPTAMQILTGLNNPATLKMLLNPLSQGHKQGLLGAAPTMPLLANPALSAALLQLLLQNQAKAQQQAFLGNHLLWAQVLHKKENPFVPCVGLIGENPLAALPVQQGVHLLGDLPQGLGLQTDPLNPLKPMTLGRALTREQESPTAACTFPQTSSPTLQGISMPLMGGMMGADGLTAQGVSILGDPPKDGNHPQSAFLSVNNGFPSGGSCRPHPYRKRPTLSNVSNQHTHQSIQPNYNLRYQDSYSPEYPPLHQDPLAHLYEQQENIDTGALTGFGHQLSRHHEFSEQFSHCSYPPSPPMSYFSSGTEACSSSSLPATQLNRAVGMPPVSHADHYPPGLGNAGKTPIGSQKRVFSRLIPSPEPSPEGSYVGQHSQGLGGHYADSYLKRKRIF comes from the exons ATGGCGGCCGTCGTGTCTGTTAGCACCGCTGCCAGCGATGAAAACACAGATACAGGGTTCAGTTTCGACACTCGTCCACTTCACGATAATTACGACCCCGTTGAGGACAACGAAAACTGGATGACCGGAGGCCACCGGCATTCCGAACTCGAGGCCGGCGAAGAGGACTCAACTCCTGAACGCGAGTGTCAGCGTCGGGTCGACGAGGACTTGACATCAGTGAGCCCCGAAGAAATACAGAGCCGCTTAGAGAGAACTCGCCGGGAGTTTTACAACCGTAGaaaaattataattaaaaatCTTCCATCCGACGTTAGTAATCAG GAGGTTCATGAACTGCTCGGCAACTATGACTTGAAGTACTGCTTTGTTGACAAATACAAGGGAACAG CGTTTGTCACACTGCTCAATGGGGAACAGGCACAGTGTGCAATCAAAGAGTTCCACCAGCATATGCTACGAGACAGGGAGATCTCTGTGCAGCTGCAGCCAACAGACGCTCTGCTGTGCATTGCCAACTTGCCCTGTGCGTTCACGCAGCAGCAGTTCGAGGAGTTGGTGCGACCCTTTGGTAACCTGGAGCGATGCTTTCTGGTTTATAGCGCCTCCACAGGCCACTCCAAAGGCTATGGCTTTGTGGAGTACATGAAGAAGGACTCTGCAGCCAGGGCCAAGTCTGAGCTTTTAGGAAAGCAGCTGGGCTCCCGCATGCTGTATGTTCACTGGACCGAGGTGGGCTCCCTCACTTACCCACTGCTGCACTCTAAATGCCTGTGTGTGGACCGCTTGCCCCCAAGCCTGCTGACAGCCATGGACCTCCGCAACGCCCTAGCTGACACCCATGCACCAGTCTTCTGCCAG TTGGCACAGGGACAAGATGGAAGTTTTCGGCGGTTTGCCGTGTTGGAGTTCGCTACAGCTGAAATGGCCGAGGAGGCACAGCGACCAACCGATGGCAGGCTGCTGGGCGGGACGCATATCAGGGTGTCCTTCTGTGCCCCTGGCCCTCCTGGAAGGAGCATGTTGGCTGCTCTGATTGCTGCTCAAACCATG GCTGTGAATAGGGGTAAAGGTCTCCTCCCTGACCCCACAGCCATGCAGATACTTACAGGCCTCAATAACCCAGCCACTCTTAAGATGCTGCTCAACCCACTCTCACAGGGACACAAACAAG GCCTGCTCGGTGCTGCCCCTACGATGCCCCTGCTGGCCAACCCCGCCCTCTCTGCTGCGCTGCTCCAGCTGCTCCTTCAGAACCAGGCCAAGGCCCAGCAG CAAGCCTTTCTGGGAAACCATCTTCTGTGGGCTCAGGTGCTGCATAAAAAAGAGAACCCTTTTGTTCCTTGT GTAGGACTCATTGGGGAGAATCCTCTGGCGGCTCTGCCTGTCCAGCAGGGAGTCCATCTGCTCGGAGACCTTCCCCAAG GTCTTGGGCTTCAGACGGATCCTCTGAACCCTCTAAAGCCGATGACACTTGGCAGAGCCCTGACAAGGGAGCAGGAGTCCCCAACAGCAGCTTGCACCTTCCCACAGACTTCCTCTCCCACCCTGCAGGGCATCTCCATGCCTTTGATGGGTGGCATGATGGGGGCAGATGGCCTCACAGCACAGGGG GTATCCATTCTTGGAGATCCTCCCAAAGATGGGAACCATCCTCAGAGTGCCTTTTTAAGTGTCAACAATGGTTTTCCGTCag GAGGAAGCTGCAGACCTCACCCCTATAGAAAGAGGCCAACTCTTAGTAATGTGTCTAACCAGCACACACACCAGAGCATCCAGCCAAATTACAACCTGCGCTACCAGGACTCCTACAGCCCAGAATATCCTCCCCTCCACCAG GATCCACTGGCCCACTTGTATGAACAGCAGGAGAACATCGACACTGGAGCCCTGACAGGGTTTGGCCACCAG CTTTCTCGTCACCATGAATTCAGTGAGCAGTTTTCCCACTGCAGTTACCCTCCCAGCCCGCCCATGTCTTACTTCAGCTCAGGGACTGAGGCCTGTAGCAGCAGTAGCCTTCCTGCCACCCAGCTTAACAGG gCTGTTGGAATGCCTCCTGTAAGCCACGCTGACCACTACCCCCCAGGTCTTGGTAATGCTGGGAAG ACTCCCATTGGAAGCCAGAAGCGCGTGTTCTCCCGACTGATTCCATCTCCAGAGCCGAGTCCAGAGGGCAGCTATGTGGGCCAGCACTCCCAGGGCCTTGGTGGCCACTATGCAGACTCCTACCTGAAGCGAAAGCGTATATTCTGA
- the raver1 gene encoding ribonucleoprotein PTB-binding 1 isoform X3 has protein sequence MAAVVSVSTAASDENTDTGFSFDTRPLHDNYDPVEDNENWMTGGHRHSELEAGEEDSTPERECQRRVDEDLTSVSPEEIQSRLERTRREFYNRRKIIIKNLPSDVSNQEVHELLGNYDLKYCFVDKYKGTAFVTLLNGEQAQCAIKEFHQHMLRDREISVQLQPTDALLCIANLPCAFTQQQFEELVRPFGNLERCFLVYSASTGHSKGYGFVEYMKKDSAARAKSELLGKQLGSRMLYVHWTEVGSLTYPLLHSKCLCVDRLPPSLLTAMDLRNALADTHAPVFCQLAQGQDGSFRRFAVLEFATAEMAEEAQRPTDGRLLGGTHIRVSFCAPGPPGRSMLAALIAAQTMAVNRGKGLLPDPTAMQILTGLNNPATLKMLLNPLSQGHKQGLLGAAPTMPLLANPALSAALLQLLLQNQAKAQQQVGLIGENPLAALPVQQGVHLLGDLPQGLGLQTDPLNPLKPMTLGRALTREQESPTAACTFPQTSSPTLQGISMPLMGGMMGADGLTAQGVSILGDPPKDGNHPQSAFLSVNNGFPSGGSCRPHPYRKRPTLSNVSNQHTHQSIQPNYNLRYQDSYSPEYPPLHQDPLAHLYEQQENIDTGALTGFGHQLSRHHEFSEQFSHCSYPPSPPMSYFSSGTEACSSSSLPATQLNRAVGMPPVSHADHYPPGLGNAGKTPIGSQKRVFSRLIPSPEPSPEGSYVGQHSQGLGGHYADSYLKRKRIF, from the exons ATGGCGGCCGTCGTGTCTGTTAGCACCGCTGCCAGCGATGAAAACACAGATACAGGGTTCAGTTTCGACACTCGTCCACTTCACGATAATTACGACCCCGTTGAGGACAACGAAAACTGGATGACCGGAGGCCACCGGCATTCCGAACTCGAGGCCGGCGAAGAGGACTCAACTCCTGAACGCGAGTGTCAGCGTCGGGTCGACGAGGACTTGACATCAGTGAGCCCCGAAGAAATACAGAGCCGCTTAGAGAGAACTCGCCGGGAGTTTTACAACCGTAGaaaaattataattaaaaatCTTCCATCCGACGTTAGTAATCAG GAGGTTCATGAACTGCTCGGCAACTATGACTTGAAGTACTGCTTTGTTGACAAATACAAGGGAACAG CGTTTGTCACACTGCTCAATGGGGAACAGGCACAGTGTGCAATCAAAGAGTTCCACCAGCATATGCTACGAGACAGGGAGATCTCTGTGCAGCTGCAGCCAACAGACGCTCTGCTGTGCATTGCCAACTTGCCCTGTGCGTTCACGCAGCAGCAGTTCGAGGAGTTGGTGCGACCCTTTGGTAACCTGGAGCGATGCTTTCTGGTTTATAGCGCCTCCACAGGCCACTCCAAAGGCTATGGCTTTGTGGAGTACATGAAGAAGGACTCTGCAGCCAGGGCCAAGTCTGAGCTTTTAGGAAAGCAGCTGGGCTCCCGCATGCTGTATGTTCACTGGACCGAGGTGGGCTCCCTCACTTACCCACTGCTGCACTCTAAATGCCTGTGTGTGGACCGCTTGCCCCCAAGCCTGCTGACAGCCATGGACCTCCGCAACGCCCTAGCTGACACCCATGCACCAGTCTTCTGCCAG TTGGCACAGGGACAAGATGGAAGTTTTCGGCGGTTTGCCGTGTTGGAGTTCGCTACAGCTGAAATGGCCGAGGAGGCACAGCGACCAACCGATGGCAGGCTGCTGGGCGGGACGCATATCAGGGTGTCCTTCTGTGCCCCTGGCCCTCCTGGAAGGAGCATGTTGGCTGCTCTGATTGCTGCTCAAACCATG GCTGTGAATAGGGGTAAAGGTCTCCTCCCTGACCCCACAGCCATGCAGATACTTACAGGCCTCAATAACCCAGCCACTCTTAAGATGCTGCTCAACCCACTCTCACAGGGACACAAACAAG GCCTGCTCGGTGCTGCCCCTACGATGCCCCTGCTGGCCAACCCCGCCCTCTCTGCTGCGCTGCTCCAGCTGCTCCTTCAGAACCAGGCCAAGGCCCAGCAG CAGGTAGGACTCATTGGGGAGAATCCTCTGGCGGCTCTGCCTGTCCAGCAGGGAGTCCATCTGCTCGGAGACCTTCCCCAAG GTCTTGGGCTTCAGACGGATCCTCTGAACCCTCTAAAGCCGATGACACTTGGCAGAGCCCTGACAAGGGAGCAGGAGTCCCCAACAGCAGCTTGCACCTTCCCACAGACTTCCTCTCCCACCCTGCAGGGCATCTCCATGCCTTTGATGGGTGGCATGATGGGGGCAGATGGCCTCACAGCACAGGGG GTATCCATTCTTGGAGATCCTCCCAAAGATGGGAACCATCCTCAGAGTGCCTTTTTAAGTGTCAACAATGGTTTTCCGTCag GAGGAAGCTGCAGACCTCACCCCTATAGAAAGAGGCCAACTCTTAGTAATGTGTCTAACCAGCACACACACCAGAGCATCCAGCCAAATTACAACCTGCGCTACCAGGACTCCTACAGCCCAGAATATCCTCCCCTCCACCAG GATCCACTGGCCCACTTGTATGAACAGCAGGAGAACATCGACACTGGAGCCCTGACAGGGTTTGGCCACCAG CTTTCTCGTCACCATGAATTCAGTGAGCAGTTTTCCCACTGCAGTTACCCTCCCAGCCCGCCCATGTCTTACTTCAGCTCAGGGACTGAGGCCTGTAGCAGCAGTAGCCTTCCTGCCACCCAGCTTAACAGG gCTGTTGGAATGCCTCCTGTAAGCCACGCTGACCACTACCCCCCAGGTCTTGGTAATGCTGGGAAG ACTCCCATTGGAAGCCAGAAGCGCGTGTTCTCCCGACTGATTCCATCTCCAGAGCCGAGTCCAGAGGGCAGCTATGTGGGCCAGCACTCCCAGGGCCTTGGTGGCCACTATGCAGACTCCTACCTGAAGCGAAAGCGTATATTCTGA
- the raver1 gene encoding ribonucleoprotein PTB-binding 1 isoform X4 codes for MAAVVSVSTAASDENTDTGFSFDTRPLHDNYDPVEDNENWMTGGHRHSELEAGEEDSTPERECQRRVDEDLTSVSPEEIQSRLERTRREFYNRRKIIIKNLPSDVSNQEVHELLGNYDLKYCFVDKYKGTAFVTLLNGEQAQCAIKEFHQHMLRDREISVQLQPTDALLCIANLPCAFTQQQFEELVRPFGNLERCFLVYSASTGHSKGYGFVEYMKKDSAARAKSELLGKQLGSRMLYVHWTEVGSLTYPLLHSKCLCVDRLPPSLLTAMDLRNALADTHAPVFCQLAQGQDGSFRRFAVLEFATAEMAEEAQRPTDGRLLGGTHIRVSFCAPGPPGRSMLAALIAAQTMAVNRGKGLLPDPTAMQILTGLNNPATLKMLLNPLSQGHKQGLLGAAPTMPLLANPALSAALLQLLLQNQAKAQQVGLIGENPLAALPVQQGVHLLGDLPQGLGLQTDPLNPLKPMTLGRALTREQESPTAACTFPQTSSPTLQGISMPLMGGMMGADGLTAQGVSILGDPPKDGNHPQSAFLSVNNGFPSGGSCRPHPYRKRPTLSNVSNQHTHQSIQPNYNLRYQDSYSPEYPPLHQDPLAHLYEQQENIDTGALTGFGHQLSRHHEFSEQFSHCSYPPSPPMSYFSSGTEACSSSSLPATQLNRAVGMPPVSHADHYPPGLGNAGKTPIGSQKRVFSRLIPSPEPSPEGSYVGQHSQGLGGHYADSYLKRKRIF; via the exons ATGGCGGCCGTCGTGTCTGTTAGCACCGCTGCCAGCGATGAAAACACAGATACAGGGTTCAGTTTCGACACTCGTCCACTTCACGATAATTACGACCCCGTTGAGGACAACGAAAACTGGATGACCGGAGGCCACCGGCATTCCGAACTCGAGGCCGGCGAAGAGGACTCAACTCCTGAACGCGAGTGTCAGCGTCGGGTCGACGAGGACTTGACATCAGTGAGCCCCGAAGAAATACAGAGCCGCTTAGAGAGAACTCGCCGGGAGTTTTACAACCGTAGaaaaattataattaaaaatCTTCCATCCGACGTTAGTAATCAG GAGGTTCATGAACTGCTCGGCAACTATGACTTGAAGTACTGCTTTGTTGACAAATACAAGGGAACAG CGTTTGTCACACTGCTCAATGGGGAACAGGCACAGTGTGCAATCAAAGAGTTCCACCAGCATATGCTACGAGACAGGGAGATCTCTGTGCAGCTGCAGCCAACAGACGCTCTGCTGTGCATTGCCAACTTGCCCTGTGCGTTCACGCAGCAGCAGTTCGAGGAGTTGGTGCGACCCTTTGGTAACCTGGAGCGATGCTTTCTGGTTTATAGCGCCTCCACAGGCCACTCCAAAGGCTATGGCTTTGTGGAGTACATGAAGAAGGACTCTGCAGCCAGGGCCAAGTCTGAGCTTTTAGGAAAGCAGCTGGGCTCCCGCATGCTGTATGTTCACTGGACCGAGGTGGGCTCCCTCACTTACCCACTGCTGCACTCTAAATGCCTGTGTGTGGACCGCTTGCCCCCAAGCCTGCTGACAGCCATGGACCTCCGCAACGCCCTAGCTGACACCCATGCACCAGTCTTCTGCCAG TTGGCACAGGGACAAGATGGAAGTTTTCGGCGGTTTGCCGTGTTGGAGTTCGCTACAGCTGAAATGGCCGAGGAGGCACAGCGACCAACCGATGGCAGGCTGCTGGGCGGGACGCATATCAGGGTGTCCTTCTGTGCCCCTGGCCCTCCTGGAAGGAGCATGTTGGCTGCTCTGATTGCTGCTCAAACCATG GCTGTGAATAGGGGTAAAGGTCTCCTCCCTGACCCCACAGCCATGCAGATACTTACAGGCCTCAATAACCCAGCCACTCTTAAGATGCTGCTCAACCCACTCTCACAGGGACACAAACAAG GCCTGCTCGGTGCTGCCCCTACGATGCCCCTGCTGGCCAACCCCGCCCTCTCTGCTGCGCTGCTCCAGCTGCTCCTTCAGAACCAGGCCAAGGCCCAGCAG GTAGGACTCATTGGGGAGAATCCTCTGGCGGCTCTGCCTGTCCAGCAGGGAGTCCATCTGCTCGGAGACCTTCCCCAAG GTCTTGGGCTTCAGACGGATCCTCTGAACCCTCTAAAGCCGATGACACTTGGCAGAGCCCTGACAAGGGAGCAGGAGTCCCCAACAGCAGCTTGCACCTTCCCACAGACTTCCTCTCCCACCCTGCAGGGCATCTCCATGCCTTTGATGGGTGGCATGATGGGGGCAGATGGCCTCACAGCACAGGGG GTATCCATTCTTGGAGATCCTCCCAAAGATGGGAACCATCCTCAGAGTGCCTTTTTAAGTGTCAACAATGGTTTTCCGTCag GAGGAAGCTGCAGACCTCACCCCTATAGAAAGAGGCCAACTCTTAGTAATGTGTCTAACCAGCACACACACCAGAGCATCCAGCCAAATTACAACCTGCGCTACCAGGACTCCTACAGCCCAGAATATCCTCCCCTCCACCAG GATCCACTGGCCCACTTGTATGAACAGCAGGAGAACATCGACACTGGAGCCCTGACAGGGTTTGGCCACCAG CTTTCTCGTCACCATGAATTCAGTGAGCAGTTTTCCCACTGCAGTTACCCTCCCAGCCCGCCCATGTCTTACTTCAGCTCAGGGACTGAGGCCTGTAGCAGCAGTAGCCTTCCTGCCACCCAGCTTAACAGG gCTGTTGGAATGCCTCCTGTAAGCCACGCTGACCACTACCCCCCAGGTCTTGGTAATGCTGGGAAG ACTCCCATTGGAAGCCAGAAGCGCGTGTTCTCCCGACTGATTCCATCTCCAGAGCCGAGTCCAGAGGGCAGCTATGTGGGCCAGCACTCCCAGGGCCTTGGTGGCCACTATGCAGACTCCTACCTGAAGCGAAAGCGTATATTCTGA